CGTCAACACTCCATACCACAACTTTTCAAACTTGGGAGCCGTAAGAACCAAATAAtgaaacatttttattttaaaaaatatatataaattgctatttgaatcatatatagatgtatttttatacttatatgtGATTGTATATGCAATATACACAGCTTTACATATCcatatttatatgcatatcatatatatatatatatatatatatatatatatatataacataaaaccTATTACAATATTTCAACTGGTGGGatttgtgataaaaaaaaaattagttacaaTCCACAcaaaaactattacaatatTTCAACTGGTGGcatttgagataaaaaaaaaaaaaggaaaaaatgcaagtaatcctcttgtgatatcacaaatgagtaaattattctcttatgaaaaaacaaatagcgatttatctctctgtattttttaaaatacaacaatttacctcacTATACTTTTTAGAAtgattgcttcattttaaaaagtacaggagggtaaattgctatattatcTTTATAAGGAGATAATGTGctcaatttgaaaatatgaaagtgaaaattgagaatgaaAGTAAGAATAAACAGTGTCTTACCATTCCAGCTCCAATCAATTGATGTATTGTCTTCTCAATCATCGACATATCAACCCGGCCCGAAAGATAAAGATACGTCCTAAGCAAATCTCCATGCCTATTTTCCTCTGCAGTCCAAGATCGCAGCCAAGTAGCCCATGGGCTCCGGCTTGCTCCACTCTCATCTCGAATCCCATCACATGCATTTATTGTAGATTGATATGTAGGTAGTGCTTCTTCAGTAATCATATCCCCCACCAATACTACAAAATATTCATCCGGAAGCCCCATCGTACGCTCGCGCAACATCCGAACTTCATCCATGAAGTCGTCAGTAGGCTGGGTGGGATCAGGGAGAAAGTCACTCGGCTGCCAGCATTTGTTCACGGGCTTGAGGAGTGGCAGTACATAATCGGAGGCCCATGATTCCAGTGACTTGAACACTTCTAGTTTTTCTGGTGGCATTGGATGGGTAATTCTACGTTGATGCAGTGTTGACACCGGTTGTTTTGAGATGGCGGAGATGGATTGTGGACGTCGAAAAGTGGTGGCTCCACCGCATGCAAGTGGGATGATGGTGGTGGAGAATAGTAAAGTTTTCATGGCTATTGACCTGATGCTACAACTAAAGTTATGTCATCAATTTATAGGGAAAAATTCAGAGACCCCCCATGTGATGATAggaatgttaaaaaaatttcctata
This genomic stretch from Sesamum indicum cultivar Zhongzhi No. 13 linkage group LG16, S_indicum_v1.0, whole genome shotgun sequence harbors:
- the LOC105178491 gene encoding stearoyl-[acyl-carrier-protein] 9-desaturase 6, chloroplastic-like, encoding MKTLLFSTTIIPLACGGATTFRRPQSISAISKQPVSTLHQRRITHPMPPEKLEVFKSLESWASDYVLPLLKPVNKCWQPSDFLPDPTQPTDDFMDEVRMLRERTMGLPDEYFVVLVGDMITEEALPTYQSTINACDGIRDESGASRSPWATWLRSWTAEENRHGDLLRTYLYLSGRVDMSMIEKTIHQLIGAGMDVGWDNNPYLTFVYTSFQERATFIAHGNTARLAKEGGDPVLARICGTIAADEKRHEHAYVRIIKKLLEIDPNETMLAISKMMRKRVIMPSHLMCDGRDPHLFQHFSSVTERIGVYTAIDYIEILEFLIEEWNLEKLEGLKGDGRHAQEHVCDIPTRMRKVLEQAVERVGKMEAKGQNFSWIFNREVTM